GCATAGCTAATAGATGTGCAGATTGTTTAATATTATTTGTGCAGCCACGTGTTGATATTCAGGTTGTGTTAGGCCAATTTGCCAGTAAATCAGTAATCAGTAAACGGACTAACGCTGTGGAGCCACGTGCTTAGCTATTAAAGGTGTATTACACTGTTTTCTCCGTCATGGATATGTGTGCTGTTACAGATATGGCTTATTCTCAGTTTGTGTTACTGAGcaatatgttacatttatgttaattattacTGAGAAAGTAACGTCATTCTTAGTATTGTTTCTTGCTATGTGCTGGTGGCTATATCATTTAGTTTGGTAAATAATGTTCATAGATCAGATGCTTATTAAAGTGCATTGTTTGCTTATATTTCAGAATCACCTCAAACTTCAAATGTAACGTCAAATACATCTTCATGTTCGAGTCGTTTAATAAATCTTCCTGGATCTCAAGGTCAGACATCTCTGGTTCAAGTTCTTACCGGACACCCTACAGCGAGCCGGTGTTTCTGTAGCCAGTttttaatcgtttttttttacagtctgctTGTATAACACTAACACCCTAACACTACATTATGTTTTGTTCCATTGCGTCGCCCTTTGTACTGTGTGCTGTTGTGCTGCATGACTACATGGTGGCGGGGCGTATTTGGACATTAGAATTGTGATATTTATAGTGTAGGCTACTGTCTATTGTTTTTCTTGTACTGTCCCCTTTTACTAAATATACCTCAGGTTGTAACTTTAAGCTTGCAATAAAAAATGGGGCGGCCTCTAACTCATCCAGTAAGAGcgtgttggctgagtcctgcagcagcgcgggttcgaatctgacctgctgccctttgctgcgtgttgtCCCCCATCTTTCTCCCCCTTGCAGGCTATCCatatccactgtcactgtatATTAAAGGGAGAAGCCCCAaagaaataatcttaaaaaaaataagggtgaggctatttgcacccctggtacaattagcagtgtaggctatttgcacccctggtacaattaccagtatgctatttgtaccttGGTGCAATTacaagtgtatgctatttgcacccctggtacaattagcagtgtatgctatttgtaccctggtgcaattagaaatgaatgctattagtaccccgccggtgcacacagcaatgtgttctattaataccccgtctggtacaaatatcaatgtatgctatttgcacccctgtgcatttacagtaccttggcatatatttacacacagttatccatactactcatgtattacacctttttggaatattatcgccctgacattcttaccctaaccataaccaatcccactcctcttgcctaaacctaaccaacccaaccagagcaggcatattcatgagtcttcccctaccaccctgcaaaaagaaaaaaaaataattcgcgttcgcgggtcctgacttgcatgcaaattatccaatccaaatttaaaaaaaataaaatcaccacACAGGGGAATCGAACTCCAAATTCCCATACTAATCGTAAACGTGCTAACCACTTAGCTAGCAGTTCATTCAGAATGTTGAACAACTGTTAaccacttggtttcttcaagcctcggttgctaggtaaccatattgtatacaaaaaaatagatactaactaacaaaccaacggttgtatgctttcactgaagacagaaagcgcaactgtagtatccattttccgctagaaattcaattgttataaactttagagacaaaacttccctaatatgccagtttctgcggtcatggaagatgaacgtccgccatgatttcggtgcacgcgagcaacgttttttgttgttgttaagtcacagggtgtaaatagctcaggtgtgtggccgaggctattcgtaccgggggtgcaaatagacactccgaaaAAATAATGCTGTGTGGTACCTGTATCCCATTACATGCTGCAAAGCTCACTACAAAACATGTAATGACTGAGGACATACGTCACGATTTGGGAGGTCTCTGAGCCCGTCCACCATTTTGGGATCCTACGCTATCGGTTGCCAGGGGCAACAGTGTCAGAGCGACACAGACACGGAGCTGGAAAGAGGGCTCAAGGAATTATCATTAAAGCGTCTTGTTCtcctaatacatccatggtttaaACAGAGAAATTACGATAAAATTAAGAAAAAGGCAGCGAAAGAAAAGGGCCCTTACAGAGACaaactgataggaacaacaacctctgaaactggtccagtatatTAATCAGTTAGCATTCactaaaagttcagtttttgacgctgacagactcagattattattctaagtgtgtgacaacattatggaaaggatccctacagagatagaccttttagttaaagagtaagatccttttagtttaacatcaaacatccccaaaatcaccatcaccaaactccaccagactccatgtaaataatcagtacttttaccatcgtaaaacacacttcattcaaagtggacagaaactaaataaaactaccaaaactaccgtcttggttcgtctttccactgtcCCAACAATCatcactctggtttggttgaaataaacccttaattcatccatttacatgtggcgatatgctggctctatacaagctaaaggcctgattatttacatggagtctggtggagtatggtgatggtgatttcggggatgtttgatgttaaactaaaaggatcttactctttaactaaaaggtctatctcctTTCCAGTCAGTGTGGTGTCTCTGTGCTGGACCTGAGAAAGGTCCTCTCTTCTAATTGCAGCCACACAAGAAATCCGACGTCTCCTTGTCACATCGGAGAGATGATCTCCTTCATGCTTTTTCCATGTAGGTAAACGAAAAAAACTTTAACACATGGTTCCTACGGTTTCCACGACAATCGTGTGAGACACTggagcattttctttttttacaaagcAGTGTTTTCCAGGCATTTAAAAATAGTGAGGAATTGCAACAACCTCCTCTGCTACcaatacaaacaatgaacggTTCTGGCGGGTAGCCTCCCAAAATGACGGAAGGGGGCGGGGCGCTGTGTAGTGACGTCATCTCCAGATTCTCAATAGTCCCTTTCCGACTGGAAGGAATTTTGCAATTTCTAGAACATAatgttcctagaaccctttttttaactcgtgttccgactggaccaatttggggattattaagttcctctgaccGCAGTTCCTTTAACTCTTTCAGCTcttacttcagggcagggtctttcccttttccgcatctttttaatattgtattaactTTAGCATGCCTTCTACTTTTGTAAACCAGTCTTAAGTTTATCTTTGCACTCTAAAGTTTGATGTGTTGGGTTTTACatagatataaataaaatatttaatagaAATGTGGGTTACTACAGTTATttgtacatgcacacatgaaGGTAGgtattaacctgactccgccagatggatcgcttcgcatttgcttgggaactttccgttggagaacttttgggaaggggcggaaatactggttagctgattggatgaaccatctgtcacCTATGTTGGttatagacgggccaaatcaaccaatcagatccacgaagcgtatgaaagcatagctcgttagctcagcatgcaaacatgtcggtaaaggatatttgccgtttgtgtaacgagaatttaggaataaaaggaaccatttcaggttcacggaccatattccaaaagaaggatccaagagaaaaaaagcattagcgagcggctaccgctgtctgaaaatactggttagctgattggataaaccatctgtctatcaccacctaacccacctcaaaaccaacgctgattggcccggtcgtttggctaacggctccaaattttctctgcctcaagatgccagactgatctgcgagtggaaaactggagctcgcgagatcaggacggtctcacgaggctaggtaGGTATACCTGCTTGAAtaaaaagagcagcagcaggttaaaTGGCTGTGGTATCATAACTAAATATtgtggttagatggctgtgttataataacaaaatgtCTTTTGTGTTCACACAGCCATCTAATCACACCTGTGGCATTATTGTGGAATGTTTGTGTTATAACAAAAGATTAATTCAGAcaactcccttacccctcctagtTCCtcccagtgtgaatgcaaatggcaaaaacggttttgggggagagtagttaactgtttagaagtggactgttcctacaCGCTCCTGTACTGGTTGGAAAGAGGCTTATATGTAACAAGGTATCTAAACTCAAAGGCCACTTTTATCCCAATGTAATCTTTAGAAAGTCAAGTTAGCTCAGGTGCCATCACATGATGGGGATTGTAACCCATTGTTGCATGTGTTTCATGCAATGCTCCACTTCAGTTTTTCTCTCTGGGTCCTGTCTTTAGGGAGTAACAGCGACCTTAAGGTGATTAATGGTTTGTGGTAAGTAACTTAAAGACTTATTGAGGTGAGATTCTCATCATCCACACCTTTTAACCACTGGCCCCGGTGTCACCTGAACCTGCTGAACCCTCCTTTCTTTCTCCAGATGCTCTAATTTGTGTAAGTCCTAATAGGCCTCTATTTATATTTCGCGTTTCGTATCGCGTTGGTCGGACACTATAGTTTGTCCAAGAGGGGTTGCCGTAGCTAGCTGTCAAAGATGGCgaccgttctgcacatgcgcgactcacatctTGTAGGCAACAGGCAAGTTGGGATCAAATATACATCCATGATAGCCTACATCCACTGATCAAATCgaacacaaatctaaccggcatgaaTTGTGCGGCGATCGCCCGTGATCAGTTTTACGCAGGCCTTGCTCATCTTGAACGAGCCTAACGTGACTGTTAACGGGTAACGTTACAATGGTTACAACTGGTATGGACTCCTGTTCCGGTAATGTGTCAAATATGTTTTTAGGGTCTTTGTACGCGTTATTAGCGGGCTTTTTGGGTGCTGTTGCATCATTGTCTGCCAAACTGTCACTCGGTGCAGACTACCTGAGAGAGAAGTGTGATTCAGGGCTCAGCGGCTGGACTGAACCTGGAACCGCCTGTGACTGGGTAACGTTACGTTCAATATCAcacctctctctgtgtttctttctCAAAACATAAGAGATAAAATAGGCTGCTTTTTATCGTTCCAAAGGGAAGTTGTGTCCTCCTGTTTACATTCAAGGCCATCCACAACCTCGCCCCCCCCTCCATATTTGTCTGGTCTCCTCCAGATTCCCACTCCCTCCCGCTCCCTCAGATCCTAGAATTtaaccttaaaggtgctctaagtgaggctacaacattttttgtcacatacagcaaacatctcctcactatccgctagctgcctgtcccctgaacacagtcaaaaaacgcggtctctgaagacagcccaggctccacaacaaaccgcgccaacctgccccaccaACAAACagagttccagccaataaccgacaagaaggatctGGTTGACTCAggaatacgcattgtggaagtagcctacgtgctaacgctgctgcagtgatggctcaaccagctccttcttgtcggttattggctggaacactgtttgttatggttcgtggagcaggttggcacagtttgtttttgttgctgtttgtggagcctgagctgtctttagagaccgcgtttttttacagtgtgttcatggGTGTATAGTACGGTGATCCTGAAAACTCTGAAGAACCAGATCTTAACGAATCTGAACTATAGAAGATTTCACCCTTCATTTGTCTCCCATCTGTGGTTGTGTGGCTGACTGCCGCTTTCTCATGTCAACATGTGTATTTGCAGCTCCACATCCCCCTGCGGCTGCTGTGTGGAAGCCTTCTGTTCACCTGTAATGCTGTCATGTGGACCTTCTTTTCCAAGGCGCTCCGACACTGCTCCTCTTCAGCCAGGGCTACAGTCACTACCACTGCATCCAACTTCATCTCTTCAGTAAGCATTCCCCTATGGTGCTCTATTCACCTctcattttcagttttactTCAAGCTTGGGTTGGGCGGTATCCAAATTTTGATACCGTCATACCTCCTCCCTATTTTACCACGGTATACAGTATTACCGTGACTAATTAAAAATTATGACGTAAGGCTCAGACGGCATCACCAAACTGTTGGCTTGTGCACCGTTCAGAAACTGAATACCAAACACTAATAGGCCTACTGaaacaataataacataacaacaaCTTACAAAAAACTACCTTCTCCTCCACACTGTCACGTGATGACAACCACacataattacataaattatatttaatatttaatccttGTCTCCTATATAAGTGCATtgcgttttttttaatgactgtATTGAAACTGATACCGTTGctatttttaagaccccgcagTATACCGTATTACCGCCCAACCCTACTTCAAGCAGTATTGAGcctgtaaaaaagaaatgtactaAGCAGCAAAAAGTTGTTGTGAAAGCATTCAGACTCTTAGACATTTCAGACttgttctgtctgtgttttacagtgagtatgtttttgtgtgtgtgttcaggctgTCCTGGGGACGGTGATGTTTGGAGAGAGTCATGCAGTTCTATGGTGGGTGGgaatctctctcactctgtctggaCTGCTGGTGCTTCATGGATCCACACCTCAGACACTCCAACAGGAGGAGGGCAAAAAGGACAAGTGATGTAGATTTGACTCCTCACAAGCATGCAGCCATTGCGCTTCAGTCACAATAACCTGTGGCTAGACTCCCTCAGAGACAATGTCTCAGGCACTTAAAAGTGTCTTAATGTAAAGTGCAGTTAAAACAGCAGACTATGTTGCACATAACTGATGGTATATTCAGTACCACCAGTCATAGTTACCAATTCAGAGTCTAATGTgcgtttattattttttggcagTTAATTTTTAGGGCTCGAGCACCAACAACATGGGAGGAAATTAAATTGACATGGTGTAGTGTACACATGATATTGAGAAACACAATGCTTGTCTCATGCCGCTCCCCCTTTCATAACCAATGAACTGTTGGATGTAGACTCTTGTAGGAGACATCATTGCACTCATAAAGAGTTCCTTTCATCAGTGGTTCGCCGTGCACCatataatatggccacgccccctttcataactcaTGAACCATTTATCATAGACACTTTTGGACACAGGATGTGGTACAACATTTGCAATGCATAATTTCCAATGTCACACAGTCCATGCCGGAAATAGTAAAGATTATTAAAATGGGGTCAGCTTAAGGCAATTCATTTAAAAGTAATGTCACATTATTAACATGTTCTCAACAAAATTCCTCATCTAAGTTGAGGGTCTTATGACAGAGGATGTTGTTTGCTGTACAGTGTAAAGATTGTGCGTTTTGATTTgtaataaagtttattttacaTTACTTTGTAAGGCTTTTGCTTTTGTTCTATAGTGTATATGTAGGATACCTTCACAtatgttaaacatgttttgaaaccttttcaatgcaggacttttgtggtattagtactttctacttaagtaaaggatctgaatacttccaccactgcatgcaACCAAAAAAGTTTAACATATGCGTGTTggaacaacaagaaaaacattGCATTTGAGACAGGCATTTAGCAGCTGTAGCAACTCAAATTCAGCCAGAGCAAGATCCAGCGCCAGGCTCTGAGGGTCTGAGCCCAGCCTCCCTGCCGGATCTGCAAATTTTCTGTTGCTGCCGTAACACAGGTTTAGACCCAACcgtactgtaaaaataaaatagatagaaaggccattgaaCCATTTGGTGTGGACATTCCATTAGTACACAACAAAATGGATTGTTGTTAGTTGTCAGGGTGACAAGTAAAGTAAGTAGTGTGTCACACTAACTAGAGTTTTAGTTAGAGAGgatgattttttaaataaattttcCCAAACTTTGATTTTCTCCAACAATGATCGACTACATGTCATAAATTCTCTAATTATTTTAGACAAATTTGACATTCATAAAATTAAATACGTTGACTTCAATTGAATGGcctttatattaattatatttctATGGACCCAACGCTGCCTGCTACTGGccacttttttcatttttcatttatttatttatttgatagggacaaTGCTCATTGATCAACAGACAAATTATTTGCTGTAAACAAGCAAGAGTTAGCTACAAGTGCTAGTTTCCATCTGTTGTCCCTAGCCAGGTCTTAACAGGCaccctaaaatacaaaaagcaatacaaatacaCTATAAATCTAAGAAATACAGTAGCAATGTAATAAATACAACAgaaattttaaaacaatatgAATATACCCGCAAACAGACAATATGTTGCTCACCTCATCTAATCCTCAGCTTAATTACATTCATGGGTTTAAGTATTTGGtgtatgattacaattgtaattGTCCCTAATCCAagatttaagatgttttttaaaagaagagaGACTATTACAGTCCCCTTAATTCATTGGGCAGACTATTCCAAAAAATTGTGGCTCTGATAGAAAAGGCTGTGCTTCCAATCCTACTTTTTCTAAATTGAACTATGCAATCCCCTCTGGTGGTTGCTCTGGTTACTCTATTGACCTTATCTTTCTGTTTTATAAACTGGCACAGTGGTGGTGGAGCAAGCCCATGGAGTACCTTAAAAACAAGACAGGCATCAGCAAAGTTTCTAAAGTTTTCAAAGCTAAACATGTtgtgttttgtaattatgtGACAATGATGATAGCTATTACCCTTACGGTCCAATGTCTTTAATGCTTGTTTATAAAGTGACTCCAATGGTTGTAATATTGTTTTGTTGGCTTGCGACCAGCTAGTTAAACAGTAAGAAAAATGTTTGAgtttatacatacatatttgaGTTACTACAGCCACTAACTGGAAGTCTGTCTCCACTCTGCTGAGCTGCTGACTGACCTCCCAGCGAAGTAGTGTCCTATCGTCAGAGAGTGGGGcaggctcaatggtgttttaagccccctgcgtctccttccaggcagcgctgcaacccttaccctaaccgtAACCATAACAATTGCCTAATCGTAGTgcggagacgttgggggcttaaaacaccgataaacatGGGGCACAGAGACGCTGTTTACCAGATGACTGTTAGGCTTATTTTCCGTAACCAGTGTAGTATTAAAGCATGATGGAATTAACAAGATAGCTAACTAGCCAGCTGCGAAATTAGTAGAATTTAACAattaatgcttcatccacacacttTTGTCACAGCGTGGCAAAGCATCGCgttgctatcgccagatgatgaccagtgttgggcaagttgcttctaaaatgcaatacattatagattactagttactgtcatttgagattAATTAGTTaaattattacaatattactgtgtctt
This genomic window from Perca flavescens isolate YP-PL-M2 chromosome 18, PFLA_1.0, whole genome shotgun sequence contains:
- the LOC114573458 gene encoding transmembrane protein 42: MVTTGMDSCSGNVSNMFLGSLYALLAGFLGAVASLSAKLSLGADYLREKCDSGLSGWTEPGTACDWLHIPLRLLCGSLLFTCNAVMWTFFSKALRHCSSSARATVTTTASNFISSAVLGTVMFGESHAVLWWVGISLTLSGLLVLHGSTPQTLQQEEGKKDK